From the Callithrix jacchus isolate 240 chromosome 22, calJac240_pri, whole genome shotgun sequence genome, the window aatacaaaattagccgggcatagtggcacatggctgtaatcccagctactcagaaggctgaggcaggagaatcgcttgaacccagggggtggaggttgcagtgagccgagattgcaccattgcactccagcctaggcaacaagagtgaaactccatctcaaaaagaaagtgtttgataaatgtatttattcaatgtCTATTTATTGATGATAGTTTGATAGTTTTCTGGAGCTTTCCTTAATGAACCAGTTTCTTCCATGATGTACTGAATGAAAGGACCTCTCAGCTTGAGGCATCTGAGTGCCCTGCTGAAGGCAGGGACCTCCCAGACCTCCCTGCTTCCATGAAGCGCAGTCTGAGCTGGGAGGAGACCCTAGAGAGATGTCCTAGTGAGAGTGAATCCCTGGAGACTGTTTCCTCTTCTTATCCACCCCATGATCCCAAAGCACACCCACCTCCAAAAGAACAGGTCACATGTGGCAAAgaggagaaacaaaataattagcaTCCTCTTCCTTAACAAGGAGCTATGGGGATGAAGTCTCCTAGAGTCCCCAGAATATAAATACCCTGCTGTGCCCCTGGCCCCCACTCACCTTCCCAGTCTTAGGGGGACACACATGAGTCCTTCCCATAAACATCAGGCTCACTCCAGCGATCACAGGTGAGTAGCCTCTCATGCCCTTCCTGGGGGTTTACTGCTGACCTCGGGATCCTCTAGCAGTTGGTGGAGAAGAAGGCTTCCTGAGACCCTCCCTTGGTGATGCCATCCTGGTGAGCAAATGATGGATGGGGAAGGGAttgagctgggggtgggggtggaggggtggaggagAGGAATCTGTCTCTTTCTTGGATgtcgaaagagagagagaagagactgaGACCAATTCTAGACTCTGAGTGGACCAGGCAAGCACAGGGCAGACCCTCTGTGGCAGGACATGTGGAGGAAAACTACTGAGGGTCTCCAGTTGCAAGACATTTCACAGATAAGAGAGGTCTTGAAAAACAGGTTTCTCCAATGCAGCAGCTCCACAGCTGTGGTCCCTGGGCTAGAAGCACCAGCATCCTCTGGGAACTGTCTAGAAGTGACCTTGGAGTCATTCATATCTTTTCTTGTACAGACCTATCTGCATGCTGGTTCTTACACCAGACACTTCAGAGAAAGGGCTTAGCTTTTTGTGTCCTATGGGTTTGgagggagttttgttttgttttttgctttcacttttaagacagggtcttgctctgtcgcccagcctaaagtgcagtggcatgatcatagttcattggagcctcgacctcccaagctcaagtgaccctcccacctcagcatctcgagtatctgggatgacaggcacatactactgtgcctggctaattttatttttgtagagtcaggggtCTCTCTACATTGCCCAAGATGGTCTcccacacctgggctcaagtgaccctcctgccttggcctcccaagtagctaggactaacagatgtatgccaccatgcccagctaatattttattttgtagagataggggtctcactatgttgcacaggctggtctggagctcacAGACTCGagggatcctcccagctcagccttccgagcagctgagactatgggtgcatgccaccatgcccagaattttttttttttttttagatcggggtgggggcaggaggagtggtctcaccttgttggccagactggtcttgaactcctggtctcaagcaattcccccacttcagcctcccaaactgctgggattacaggtgtgaaccaccacgccggCCAGCTTTGTGTGTCTTAACAAGCCCACCAGGAGACCCTGAAGCGCAttcaaggttgagaaccactgttctatgCACCCCAAGGCAACAAGTGAGGACTCTTACAAATACATTGGCAGGAAGGGAATCACAGTATTCTTTGCAACCTAAAGAAAACCAAGCATTGTTGCAAAAACCTCCGATCCAACGCTAAAAAGCCTTGAAAAGTAAATAGGGCTTTGCTGAAGGTCTCTCGGGGTTACCAAGGAGATTATGCTGCTAACCTTCCTTAAAAAcctttttcatcatttcatcgacCTCCAAGTGCCCTGCTTCTCGTggcagctatttttatttttccgtCACTCTCACAACACGTTGGGGTCGTTCATATCCTTTCTCGTACAGACCTATCTACAGGCTACATTCTCCATTTACATTCTGATCCCACTTCAGCAAGCCTTACATCTTGCTGAAGATTTAAGGGAGATAAGAATTGTAAATGTTCATGGCCATTCggggtgggtcacacctgtaatcccagcactttgggaggctgaggcaggctgatggcttgaggtcaggagttcaagaccagcctggtcaacacggcaaaaactcatctctattaaaaatacaaaaattgccccagtgcagtggctcatgcctgtaatcccagcactttgggaggccaaggcgggtggatcacgaggtcaggagatcaagaccatcctggctaatacagtgaaactccgtctctaccataaattcaaaaaaattagctgggtgtggtggtgagcacctatagtcccagctacttaggaggctgaggcaggagaattgcttgaacctgggagggtgaggttgcagtgagccaagattgcaccactgcactccagcctgggcgacagagcaagactccatctcaaaaaaaaaaaaaaaattaatcaggcatggtggtgcatgcctgtaatcccagctattcgggtggctgaagcacaagaatcacttgaacccaggaaagggaggttgcagtgagctgagattgtgccactgtactctagcctgggtggcagaatgagactgtctcaaaaaggaacaTTTGTAAATGCTTGTAATTGAATATTTTTCCCTTGCACGTGTTGACAGCACAGAGTTTAGCTTTGAATGCCTCACAAAGAGGTGAGAGTGGCCATTCTTAGTGAGGCAATGGAGTACGAGAGagtgaaaataaatctaaattcaAAGGCAAGATCAGGCACTTGCAAGCCGAGTGCCCCTGGTAGCTCTCTCAGCCCCAGTCTGCTCACTGTAAATTGTAGCTAACACAATCTCCCAGTCGGAGTTATGGTGAGACCCATGCATTGAGAAACTggctcctggccaggcatggtagctcacacctgtaatcccagcactttgggaggttgaagcaggcggatcacaaggtcaggaattcgagaccagcctggccaatatggtgaaaccccgtctctactaaaaatacaaaaattagctgggcgtggtggtgcatgcctgtcaacccagctactcaagaggctaaggcagaagaatcgctggaacctaggaggcagaggttgcaatgaacagagatcacgccactacactccagcctgggtgccagagtgagactccatctcgaaagaaagaaagagagagagagagaaagagagagagagagagagagagagaaaagaaaagaaagaagctggcTCCTCATCAGGATAATGCAGCATGTGGGGCTGAATATCTAGGTGCTGGGCTGATAGCTgaggcaaaccaccatggcacacatttaactgtggaacaaacctgcacgtcctgcacatgtatcccaggcctttaaaaaaattataaaaattaaaaaagataaaaatcatgcTGAGCAGCCAATAgctgagggaaaaaagaaagaagctggcTCCTAAGAAGGTTTAACCCATTACAGATATCATCATTGCTgaggacaaaataaaaacacctgTGCCAGCTATGAagctggctgaggtgggagaagcacctgagcccaggaggtacaggctgcagtgagccgtgattgtgccactgcactgcagcctgggtgacagagtgagaccctgcctcaaaataaattaaatagaataaaatagaccTTGTATTAGATGGTTTGGCCTAACTATAGGCTAATGTTAGTGTTCTGAGCACGTTTACAGTGGGCTAGGCTAAGCTGTAATGTTTGGTACATATGTTCAATGCATTTTTCacttatgatattttatttttttgagacagtgtttcgctcttgttgcccaggctgcagtgcagtggcacaatctcggctcactgcaacctctgcctcccgggttaaagtgattctcctgcctcagcctgataagtagctggtattacaggtatgagccataacacctggcaaattttctatttcagtagagactgggtttcaccatgttggccaggctggtctcaaactcctgacctcaggtgatccacgcacctcagcctcccgaagtgctgagattacaggtgtgagctactgtgcccaacctgacttatgatattttcaatgtATGACCCCATTATCAGTCTCAGAACATCTGGACCTATAATTTCTTggtgatgagaacacataaatTGACTCTCAGAGTTTCTCAAGTATACAAcccattgttattaactatagtcactatgctGTACAAGTAGATCTCTTGAATGTATGCCTCCCATGTCATTGAAATTGTGTATTCTTTGACCAGTATCTCCTTCAcacccacctccctcccccaccttctgGTAGTCACCATTCTACTCTAGGCTTCTATGAGATTGACCAttttaaattccacatataagtgagaacatgtggtatttgtccttCTATAACTGGCTATTTCATGTtacataatgtcttccagcttCGTCTATATGGTCGCAAATGATAAAATTTCCTCTTTTCTCGATGGCTGaataaatagtactccattgtatattcctaccacattttctttatccactcatctgttttTAACACAAAACTGATGTTTAAATTACATATTGTTGGTGGAAGGATGAACAGGAAAGAGGGTGgcgggaggaaagaaaagagggagctggccgggcatcgtggctcacaccagtaatcccagcactatgggaggccaaggtgagtggatcacttgaggtcaggagttcgagaccagactggccaacatggtgaaaccccatctctacgaaaaatacaaaaattagccaggcatggtgatgtgtgcctataatacctgctactcgggaggctgaggcacaagaatcacttgaacctgcgaggcagaggttgcagtgagctgagatggcaccactgcactccagcctggtgacagagcaagactgtctcaaaaacagaaaaagaaaaaagacagaaagataacaggaaaggaagagaaggaaaaacagaagattgtaagtttcctttACTGTATAGGGTTTTTGCTGGGTTTGAATCTgcttgattttcatttgtttgtttgagatggagtcttgctctgtcacccaggctagagtgcagtggtgcgatctcggctcactgcaacctctgcctccaaagcgtaagtgattcacctgcctcagcctcctgagtagctgggattatgggtgcccgccaccacgtctggctaattttttttgtatttttcgtagagacgaggttccaccatgtcggccaggctgctcttgaactcctgacctcaggtgacctgcccacctcagcctccccaagtggattataggcatgagccacttggttttgttttctgtgaagCTTTGCTCCACTGAAGGAAGCAGAAGTGTTTATAGAGAACGTCCAAGTTTGACTATGAGCAGCTCTGTTAGGTCCTTGAGACCCTGACTGCCTCAGGCATGAATGGCTTGGCTTGAGAGGGAACAGAAGCCCCCTGAAAATGGCTTGAGGATAACCAAACACAAAGGAACTTGATGGCTATGATGGAATTTTCACAGAACAGTATAGGTTTCCAGGGGAAGGTGGGACCAGAATGGCATCTCTGACCTCTGGCTCTATATGGCTTCTCTCCCTTTTTGTTCCCACTAGACACAGACCATacaaggaaccagaaaaccaaactgAAATCTCAGAATTCTTCCTGCAGGGACTCTCAGAAAAGCCAGAGCATCAGACCCTCCTCTTCACAATGTTCCTCTCCACATACCTGGTCACCATCATCAGAAATGTCCTCATTATCCTTGCCATCCTCACGGACTCTCACCTCCACAAGCCCATGTGCTTCCTCCTGTCCAACCCGTCACTCGTTGACATCCTATGATCCTCCACCACCGTCCCCAAGATGCTAGTGAACATCCATCGGGACTCAGAGCAGAGCCACCCCCTTAGCGGGCTGCCTCACCCAGATGTACACCTTCCACCTGTTCAGGACCATGGACAGCTTTCTCCTGGCAGTAATGGCCATTAACCACTTCATGGCATTGTCCACCTGCTCCTTTACTCGGTCCTCATGTGCCCCCGTGTCTGTGGGCTGCTGCTGGGGGCACCGTGGGTGATCACCAACATCCAGTCTCTCGTACACACCTGCCTCATGGCTCAACTGACCTTCTGTGCCGGCTCCAAAGTCTCCCACTTCTTCTGTGACCTCATGCCCCTGCTGAAGCTCTCCTGCTCAGACACGCACACCAATGAGCTGGTGATCTTGGCTTCTGGTGTCGTCATGGGCATCGCCCACTCTCCTGCATCCTTCTCTCCTACATCTGCATTTTCTGGACAGTCTTTAAGATCCCTTCTGCTCGGGGCAAGTGGAAAGCCTTATCCACCTGTGGCTCACACCTCACTGTGGTGTCCCTGTTCTGTGGGACCATCTTTGCTGTGTACTTACAGCCCACATCCCCCAGCTCCTCCCAGAAGGACAAGGCAGCCACCCTCATGTGTGGGGTGGTCATCCCCATGCTGAACCCTTTATCTACAGCCTATGGAACAAGGACATGAAGAGGCCCTGGGGAAGCCCATCTGCAAACCGGCTGTCCCCCTGTCCTAGGGCAGAACAGTTATTGGATGCTTATGATGTTCCAGGATCACTGTTGGGTGCTAGGGACACAGAGATCATCCCATCCcctagctgggaatacagacacggAATAAATCCTTCCCGTACAACATGGTAAATGTGTCTTAAAGAGATGAACAAAGTGGATGGGCCCCCAAAGGGAAGGCGTGCATTTTCTCCATGATTTATCTTCCCCATGAAGATCAGAATAGCAAAGATCAAAGTGGCCTGAAATCAGCCCCTCTGGGGGATTGGGCGTTTAGGGTTGCTAGGTGGATAAGAGTAGTTGGAAACAAGACATGTGGCTACACTCATTTTCCTATTGACaaaggatgggtgtggtggctcaagcctgcaatcccagcattttgggaggccaaggtggaacgatcacctgaggccaggagtttgagaccagcctgggcaacatacagagaccctatctccacaaagAAAATCATTTCAGCAAGacatggcggtgcacacctgtggtgtcagctattcaggaggctgaagcaggtagataatttgggcccaggagttcaagattgcagtgagctatgattgcaccaccacacttcagcAGCTTGGGAATCAGAGCAAGATCTGTCATTCATTCATAGATGTATAGAGCCATATATTGATAGGTAGataggatgaatggatggatagatagacagacagacagataggaTAGATGAGATAGGTAGGTAGATCAATTGATCAATcgatagataatagatgatagattgatagatcaatagacagatgatagagacagagacagagagcgaCAGGATAGATAGATGtaatagggagggagggagggagatagatagatagagtgcACCTGtcatcttagctactcaggaggctgaggcaggaggctctcttgagccaaggagatcaagactgcagcgagctatgattgcaccaccacatgccagcctgggcaacagagtgagaccctgtctgtaaaagtaatcataataataaaatttaaaaggatatgttgaagtcctaaccccaaggacctcagaatgtggccatattttgatgggcttcccttttctgtgggtaacctgacctttttctctggctgcccttaacattttttccttcatttcaaccctggtgaatctgacaattatatgccttggggttgttcttcttgaggaa encodes:
- the LOC100412367 gene encoding LOW QUALITY PROTEIN: olfactory receptor 1I1 (The sequence of the model RefSeq protein was modified relative to this genomic sequence to represent the inferred CDS: inserted 3 bases in 3 codons; deleted 1 base in 1 codon; substituted 1 base at 1 genomic stop codon), producing the protein MAGHRPYKEPENQTEISEFFLQGLSEKPEHQTLLFTMFLSTYLVTIIRNVLIILAILTDSHLHKPMCFLLSNPSLVDILXSSTTVPKMLVNIHGTQSRATPLAGCLTQMYTFHLFRTMDSFLLAVMAINHFMXIVHLLLYSVLMCPRVCGLLLGAPWVITNIQSLVHTCLMAQLTFCAGSKVSHFFCDLMPLLKLSCSDTHTNELVILASGVVMGXRPLSCILLSYICIFWTVFKIPSARGKWKALSTCGSHLTVVSLFCGTIFAVYLQPTSPSSSQKDKAATLMCGVVIPMLXPFIYSLWNKDMKRPWGSPSANRLSPCPRAEQLLDAYDVPGSLLGARDTEIIPSPSWEYRHGINPSRTTW